In Perca fluviatilis chromosome 18, GENO_Pfluv_1.0, whole genome shotgun sequence, one genomic interval encodes:
- the LOC120546436 gene encoding uncharacterized protein LOC120546436, which yields MEEFKWIKMSLFLIPLLHFTAAAGNHFLSFTVRAGDDVTLPCEHVIDGQRKCDSTTWLFSGSGNTVELFELGQIKEEARDKSDRLSVRENCSLVIKKVTEEDAGRYTCRQFRSGQHQGPDTAVVLSVTMVEKNTDEEKPGWRWLIVVFVAVAALLIITVAVIRWKRAKGNKTPTYANVARGGGTVTAPSSSAAAAASADLSNLYATINEPKK from the exons CAGCAGCTGGAAACCATTTCCTCTCCTTCACTGTCAGAGCTGGAGATGATGTCACTTTGCCTTGTGAACATGTGATAGACGGTCAGAGAAAGTGTGACAGTACTACCTGGCTCTTCAGTGGTTCAGGAAACACAGTGGAGCTGTTTGAACTCGGGCAGATTAAAGAAGAAGCCAGAGATAAATCAGACAGACTGAGTGTTAGAGAGAACTGTTCTCTGGTTATAAAGAAGGTCACAGAGGAGGATGCTGGTCGTTACACCTGCAGACAGTTCAGATCAGGACAACATCAAGGTCCAGATACTGCGGTTGTTCTGTCTGTTACCA TGGTAGAAAAGAACACTGATGAGGAGAAACCAG GTTGGAGGTGGCTGATCGTTGTCTTTGTGGCTGTTGCAGCGCTCCTAATAATCACTGTGGCTGTCATCAGATGGAAGAGAGCTAAAG GGAACAAAACACCAACGTATGCAAATGTG GCTCGGGGTGGAGGCACCGTGACAGctccctcttcctctgctgctgctgcagcctctgctgATCTCAGCAACCTCTACGCCACCATCAACGAACCCAAAAAATAA